In Paenibacillus sonchi, the genomic stretch CGCAAGCTCTACGGCCTTGGCAAATCCGGCAGCACCTGCAAGGCTTTCGGTCCCTGCCCGTCTGCCGCGCTCCTGCAGTCCGCCATGCTGTCTTGGCTGCAAGGGAGCGCCGCGCCGGACATAGAGACCGCCGATCCCTTGAGGGCCATTGATCTTGTGAGCGGTGAAGCTCATATAATCCACTGGAAGCTCGTGAAGAGTAACAGGCAGTAAACCAAGAACCTGTACGGCGTCGACATGGAACAGGATGCCGCGCTCTGCGGCTAATCTGCCAATCTCTTGTATAGGTTCTACAGTTCCTACCTCATTATTCGCAAACATCACACTGATCAGCACCGTATCTTCCCGCAAAGCCGCTTCTACATCGGCAGCAGATACACGCCCTTCCGTATTGACCGGCAGATAAGTAACCGAAAAGCCCTGCTTCTCCAGCGCTTCACAGGTGTGCAGGACCGCATGATGCTCTACAGCTGTCGTAATGATATGTTTCCCTTTGTGGGCCGAAGCCGAAGCCGCACCGAAAAGGGCGAGATTATCACTCTCGGTGCCGCCGCTGGTGAATACCCATTCATCCGGCGCACAGCCCAAAAAGCCCGCAATAGTGTCGCGCGCGCTATTGATAATCTTTTTGGCAGAACGCCCGTATGTATGCACACTGGATGCATTGCCAAACTGCTCAAGCAGCATATTGTACATGACCTTCGCCACCTCCGGATGCACCGGGGTCGAGGCGGCGTGGTCCAAATAGATCGGTTTCATGACGATGGTTCTCCGCTTCTTCTTTATTCAGGATTTTCATACAGGACTACTCGATTATAACGCTGAACCTGTTCTTTTACCACCTGTCAATAAACACAATATTGTAATAAGTAGCCGGGGGCTGCCGGGAGCAATATCCTAAAAATTGTTGCGAGCATACGTGCACCTGAAACAGCCTTTTAGTACGAAACGGCTCGTTATTTATCCAGGGATCCCATTTCTCCCAATCTGGCGGGGAGCTGTTCCTCAGAAATCACCTCGATGCCATTTCGTCTGAGCAGCGCAGCGGTCACACCCTCACCCGGAATTTTCTGCCCCGCAAATGCGCCATTGTAGATCATGGAGCTCCCGCAGGAAGGGCTGTTTTCTTTGAGAACTACAATCGACGCTCCTGCGTTTCGTGCCTGCTCCAGCGTTTTATAGGCACCTTGGATATACATTTCGGAGACATCGTTACCCAGCCGGTCCATCACCTTCGCAGTTCCGTCCAGCACGGCTCCCCCATCACCGCCAACAATTTCCGCCGGCTCTCTCGGAGTGGAGAACCCGCCAAGAAGCTCGGGGCATACCGCCACCGCCCGGTTATTATCCAGCAGCTGGTGAATCGTCTCATCCAAACAATCTGTACTGTTGTACCTTACCTTCATTCCTGCCAGGCAGGAGCTCACGATTATCATGGAATTTCTCTCCTTCGCATTTATTCCATAACTTCATTTATAATAGAACAATATAACCTTCAGAGACACAAGGGGGTACTGCAAAATGTGCGGAAGATATACCATTACCGTAAGCTTGGAAGAATTGATGCTGTGGTATTTGATTGAGGACACCACGATTGTCCATTATGCGCCGAAATACAACGCGGCCCCGATGCAGTCTATCCCGGCGGTCATTCATGACGGCAAACAGAACAGGCTCGGAGAGCTGCGCTGGGGGCTTGTTCCCTCCTGGGCCAAAGAGGACAAAATCGGCAGCAAAATGATCAATGCACGCAGTGAATCGCTCCAGGACAAGCCTGCCTTCAGAAACCTGATCAGTACGCGCCGCTGCATCATCCCGGCAGACGGATTCTATGAATGGAAACAGCAGAACGGAAGGAAGCAGCCGATGCGGATTACGCTGAAAAGCGGGGAGCTTTTTTCCATGGCCGGCCTGTACGACATATGGATGGATGCCAGCGGCAACAGGCTCAGCACCTGCACCATTATCACCACCGGGGCCAACAGTCTGATGGCGGATATCCATGACCGGATGCCGGTTATTCTCAGCCGCGAAGCAGAGTCGGAGTGGCTTGACCGCAATAACCGTCAGGTTCCGGACCTGATGAAACTGCTGCGGCCCTATGCCGCGGAGCAGATGCGCGCGTATCCCGTGTCGTCAGCGGTGGGCAATGTGCGGAATGACGCTAAGGAACTGGTTGATGAGGTGAATGAAAGCGCTGGCTAAAAAGTCCATAAATAGACCTCCATAATCCCGATATCTTTGAAATATAGGCATTCGCCGTGAACACAATAGGTTGAAGTCCATAGACTGTTGTGGAGATATCATTTGAGGAGGTTATCCATGGATACAAATTATCAACAACTCGCCTGGAACTGTATGAACAAGTATGTTGGCGTGACTACCACTGACGGTCAGAAATATGACGGGTTTATTGCGCATGTTGACCAGGATTACGTTACGCTGGCCGTACCCTCAAACGAAATGATTGGTCAAATGAACGGAATGCCCGCCAATGCATCTACTTACAGGCAATTTGGGTACTATCCGGGTTTCTATCCGCGCCGCCGCTTTTTTCCGAGACGCATACCCTTTGGTGCCATTACCGCTTTGTTTTTGCTTCCATTTTTCGTTGGATGAGGCAGAGGCTTCAATCCAGTCTGAATAAGCCCTTGTCCCCCAAGGGTTCCCGACAATCCCTCTATATATAGAACATGTAGATTTCGACACCTACACCATGCGAGTAGAGTCGAGATAAACCTATATGGAATCAGGGTTTCCGCGATTTCTCAAAGAGTACAAACTACACCCAAAAACATCAATCTACAAGGTATTTTGTGGGTACAGTGTGGGTAATTAAAAACAACAAAGAGCCGCTTCAGGTCAATCCTCGACGGCTCTTTTTCGCATTGTGTATGGTTTCTTAAGGATGCTAGTGAATTGTCCCCCGCCTACGCATTACGAGTGCGTTTCCTAGGGTTCTATAAGGTTCTGTAAGTACTTGTAAGTTGGATATATCAGTACTTAAACGCCTATAAGTCCCTCTAAGGTTCTAAAAGTACTTGTAAGGCGGTAGATGAATAGGTAGATAAATTACTGAGTATCATCAAAAACTCCCTTATATAAAATGTTAATATAAGGGAATTTAGTTAGTATTAAACTTGGTAATTTTACAACTGTCGTAACTACTCCCAGAAGTAGAGCATTTTCATGCAGGCAATGCTGCGGTTCTATTAAAAGGTAATGGTGGCTTTGGGGATCAGGGATATATCCGAAATAATTGAATACATTGGAGAAACCCCGCCGGTGAAGGTTGACGGGTATTTTTATACCCATTACTTCCCTGTCCTTTCCTCTACCAATGCCATTTATAATTAGGTAGAGGTGAAACTATGTTTATATCCCCTATGCTGCTGCAAACGGCTCCAGGGCCGTTTTCGCAAAACGCTTTTATATATGAGCCAAAGATCGATGGCCATCGTTTAATATATGATCAACCTGACGCCAGCCACGTCCACCTTTACACGCGCCATAACAACGAATGTACACGCCAGTACCCCGAAATAAATGGAAGTACAAGCGCACTCTTCCCGCACGATATAACGCTTGACGGCGAAATCGCATGCGTTGATCCAGTCACCGGCGCGGTAGATATCGAAGCTGTCACATCTCGATTAAACACAAAACGCGTGGATAAAATACGCAGGCTTATGGAGAGGCTGCCGGTAACATACGTTGTCTTTGATATCTTGCGCTATAAAGGCAAGGACTTGCGCAACAGGCCGCTGATGGAGCGCAAAGCGATCCTCGCAAGCCTGGCGCTTCCAAATGCCCATTTCGGCGTGATCCCGTACGTTGAGGGCATGGGCGAGGCGTTATTTGCGCAAATGCAAGCCCGTGCGATGGAAGGTGTAGTCGCAAAGCGCAAGAACAGTTTATATGAAACTGGCCGCCGATCTGCAGCCTGGCAGAAGATCATTAACTGGACCTATGCAGAGGTGTATATTACAGGCTATCGTAAGCAAGAATTTGGGTGGCTTGCTGCAGTACCTGATCCGTCCGGTAGACTGCGCCCTGCAGGGGTTATTAAGTACGGAACGTCAACGATCCATAGACAGGCATTTCGCGGGATGGCTCGGCAGTTGATTAAAAGCGAGGATAAAGAGTTTGTTTACCTGGAGCCGCAGATGCGAGCGAGGGTACGAATGAGGAACTGGACCAAATCCGGCATGCTGCGGAGTCCAGTGTTTACAGGGTTTATCGTATAGACAGAAAAAAGCCCCGCCCACCAGTTAAGGTAGACAGGGCTTTTGCCGATGGCTATCGGACGATAATAGATTATCACTGATGGGGCAATCTGTAATTCAAAATCCCAAGCGTTTGAGATTTACTT encodes the following:
- a CDS encoding cysteine desulfurase family protein, producing the protein MKPIYLDHAASTPVHPEVAKVMYNMLLEQFGNASSVHTYGRSAKKIINSARDTIAGFLGCAPDEWVFTSGGTESDNLALFGAASASAHKGKHIITTAVEHHAVLHTCEALEKQGFSVTYLPVNTEGRVSAADVEAALREDTVLISVMFANNEVGTVEPIQEIGRLAAERGILFHVDAVQVLGLLPVTLHELPVDYMSFTAHKINGPQGIGGLYVRRGAPLQPRQHGGLQERGRRAGTESLAGAAGFAKAVELAVTGLEQRREKAVTLRTVLLQELDRRIGRESYVINGDKQHFLPGILNLSFPGVSTDVMLMNLDMEGIAAASGSACTSGSLEISHVLQAMKLPDELLNSAIRFSTGLGNTNEEMEYVAQKVETILERLRK
- a CDS encoding DUF523 domain-containing protein, translated to MIIVSSCLAGMKVRYNSTDCLDETIHQLLDNNRAVAVCPELLGGFSTPREPAEIVGGDGGAVLDGTAKVMDRLGNDVSEMYIQGAYKTLEQARNAGASIVVLKENSPSCGSSMIYNGAFAGQKIPGEGVTAALLRRNGIEVISEEQLPARLGEMGSLDK
- a CDS encoding SOS response-associated peptidase, with the translated sequence MCGRYTITVSLEELMLWYLIEDTTIVHYAPKYNAAPMQSIPAVIHDGKQNRLGELRWGLVPSWAKEDKIGSKMINARSESLQDKPAFRNLISTRRCIIPADGFYEWKQQNGRKQPMRITLKSGELFSMAGLYDIWMDASGNRLSTCTIITTGANSLMADIHDRMPVILSREAESEWLDRNNRQVPDLMKLLRPYAAEQMRAYPVSSAVGNVRNDAKELVDEVNESAG
- a CDS encoding ATP-dependent DNA ligase — encoded protein: MLLQTAPGPFSQNAFIYEPKIDGHRLIYDQPDASHVHLYTRHNNECTRQYPEINGSTSALFPHDITLDGEIACVDPVTGAVDIEAVTSRLNTKRVDKIRRLMERLPVTYVVFDILRYKGKDLRNRPLMERKAILASLALPNAHFGVIPYVEGMGEALFAQMQARAMEGVVAKRKNSLYETGRRSAAWQKIINWTYAEVYITGYRKQEFGWLAAVPDPSGRLRPAGVIKYGTSTIHRQAFRGMARQLIKSEDKEFVYLEPQMRARVRMRNWTKSGMLRSPVFTGFIV